The region AGCTTAATCTTTGTTGCAAAATTTGTTGAAAGTTCCGGAAAAAATGTCGGAACTtgcaaagaaaaagttaaacgaaCGAGATTGTCGATAAATCGTTGCTCAAAACAAACCACACATATCCACTTATCGGGAGAAACAACATGAGAAAACGCTGCATTTGTAGTGTCTCCACAATCATATGTTTCCAGGAAGAGAAAAGTATGTTTTTCAAACCTAGAGCTTGTAGAGCCGGTCCAAATCGTACCTTTTTTGAACTTATATAAATGCCCAAAAATTGATATCCTCTAGTACTACTACTTACGGATCGCGGTCAATCCCGGGCACTAGATCTGTTTGCACCGCGGCGGGAGAAGGACGATCCAACGGTGGTGCTTGTATATTCTTGAGCAGAAGCTCAAGGTTGGCCAACGATCTGCCACCAGGTTGCGTCGTGGCACGCACAGCGATGTTCTTCCACTCCATCGCCTTCCGCCTCATCTCCCTCCCCACCTCGCCACCACCCATCACCTCCCTTATCCTCTCCTCCACCACCTCCCGGCGCACGTCGTCACCGACCTCCAATCCGACGCCCCACTCCACGCACGCGTTGCGGCAGTTGGTCTGCTGCTCAGCGAAGAAGGGCCAGCCCAGCATCGGCAACCCGGCGCTGAGCCCCTCCATCATCGAGTTCCACCCGTAGTGCGTCAAGAAGATGCCCACGGCCTCGCGCCGCAGCACCGCCTCCTGCTCGCACCAGCTCGCCAAGAAACACCGGCCCTTGGTCGCCTCCAGGAACTCCGGCGGCAGCACTGCGGCGTCGCCCTTCACCAAGTCGTTCCTCACGATCCAAAGGAAGTCGTAGCCGCAGTTGGCCAGCCCCCAGGCGAACTCCACCAGCTGTTCGCCGGTCATGGTGGTGATGCTCCCGAAGTTGACGTACACCACGGACCGGGGTTCCCTGCCGCGGAGCCACTCTAGGCAGGACCGGTCTTCCCTCCAAAGGCTAGGACGAATCGAGGCGAGCGGATCGCCGCCATCGGGGACCAGCTGCTCCACAACAAAGTTGAGTGGGCCGATGGTATAGACCGGCGGGGTGAGGATGGCGCGCATGGCGTCGAGCGCCGGCTCCTCGAACTCGTCAAAGGTGTTGACAATGATGGCGTCCGCACGGCTCGCCCGCTCTAGCTCGTGTATCATAAAGTTGAGCAGGATGTCATCCCGGTCTGTGGTGCGGACGAAGGACGGGAAGTCGCGGAGGCGCATGTGCTTGCTCATCCCGAGAGCATTTGTCACCGGCGTGTCCAAGTAGCCGTTCGTCAGTTGCTCTTCACCTGCTCATCAAACCGAACAGCAGGCATGCAACCTCGCTTGTTACTACTACTTGTTACACATCACAAAATAAAATATATGCTGTTACCCACTTCAAGAAGTTTATTTGTACCTTTgagaggagtaaggccctggtctatgAGGAAACGGAAGTTGTAATAGCCCATGTAACCGCAGGCGCTGGCAGTCCAGAACAGCGCGCACGGCACGCCGATCTCCGCCGTGGCGTCCACTACGAAGCTCATGATGCTGTCCGCGACGACGCACGTCACCGGCGGCGTCCCCGCTGCACCGTTGTTGAGGTCACCAATCAGGCTCTTCAGGTGGGGGAGGCAGGTGGTCGTGGTGGAGTAGCAGATGGACGCCTGGTCCTGGGTGGTGTCGGGGTCGGACGGGGGCAGGCCGTCGGGGATGGTGGCGAAGCGGAAGTCCGGGAGGCCAGCGACGGCGCCTGGGCCGCGGGAGCGGACGAGGCGCCGGTGGTTGTGCTCGGTGTAGACGAAGGTGATGTGGAAGCCCCTCGAGTGGAGGACCTTGGCCAGCTTCATCATCGGGGTGGCGTGGCCCTGCGCCGGGTACGGCACGCACACCGCGTGTGGCTTGCCGTCGACGAGCATGTCGTCGCCGGGATGGTGCTGATGCAGATCGAGGCTATGGTTTTCTGGcaggaaagaaaagaaattcaaGCTTACGTACGGTACAGAGTGAGTGGGAATACTAATCAGTGCGTGGACAGCGTGGACAGGGACAGGATAACTCCTTGGTGGTTAGCACTCACCATTCAGTGTACTGTACCGCTAGTTCTTGGCACGTGAAAACACCGACGACTAGCATGTGAGATTCCAAGTTTGAGGCTTTATTTTTTAAGTGTGGGGCCGTATTAAATAATGCACCACGATGTCTAATTCTGATCCGGTCTAGTTCACCATGTTTCCTACTTTATTGTCTAATTGTCCTGTCAAATGTATGTGATTGGTGGGATGAAGAGAgagggaaagaaagaaaaaaaggtggTCCATTGTGAGCCACATCCACATATCCCTCATATTTAGGGCAACCTCCTTGCCGATCTTCGCTCGATGGTGCTCCGTGTGGCTCCCCCGCTCCCGCCCCCTCCTCCTGAGCCCGACTAGGCTGTCGGTCTGCTTTGCACCTTGCACCTTGCGTTGTGCGCCGTGCGCTGTGTTGTGTGTGTTTAGGACTTGTTGTGCTGTGCCCTCAGCTCGGACCCTCTTGTCTTTGTGTTTGCTTGTGAACCtccgtgtgtgtgtttgtgtttggaCTTGTGTGGATCCTTGTGGGATGCTTGTTGTTAgcggttgctttataatataaagcggggcgaaagcctttttcggtacatATCCCTTATATTTTAAAACGAATATCACATTAATCTATGAAAACAGTAGTGCATGTTATATTTATAAGCAAGCAAAATTTTAGAATTATTCTCTAAACTAAGTCTAGAGGAATGTACCTTAATTATGTCTTCTACACTTCCTTAGGACAAACGTGGCCATCGTTTTTGTTCTTGCTCTTCTCTTTCTTGCTTTGCTTTCCACCCTTATCTCTAAATCCCTTTAGTCTTTTAATCCGACCCCTTATCATTTGGAGGATGGATGTCTACCTCACTTCGAATGGAACAACCCAGAAATTCTTCTAATTCTTCAGTTTGAGTTTGTTATTTCCATGGAACTTGGGTAGAAAACTGCTCTCCAAGTGTGAAAATGACATCTCCCAGGAATTGAATGCCAGCCTGAGATTGCTTCACCTGAATTAAAAGTTCTTCCATCTTCTTACATGTTTCTGAAACGAACCTTTTTTATCGCCGGATCAACTGAACTCTTCTCATTAGCTTCCAATAAAATGCCATCCTCATCAAAGACCAGCTCAGTTTTATAATCATTTCTAAACCTTTTGAGTAAATAGAGGCTTGGCAGTTCATCTAGCTAGGCAACTCTTAGGACATGGATGAGATTACGACACGAGCTACAACGTGTCTCAAATAACTTACATGTGTAAGAACCCACCATGGTTGTTGTTTTGTAAGTTTCTAACCTTAGTTTCTTATAACCATCACGTACAGTGGTTGTTTTAACCTCACCATCATGTGACATCATCTCAACAAGGCAATGATCCCTATCAGCAAGCAACTCATTCTGAAAACCCTCAAATAGCTCATGCGTGAATACCTCATTACCATGCTTTTCAATCGTCCAAGATGTCTTCAACACATGCTATGTCTCTAAGCCATATGGTCCTCTTTCAACTCCTTATGACGTTGTTCCTCCAAAGTCATGTTATGTCTCTAAGCCAAAACTCAACCGAAGCATGTTTGTAACCGATTGGCATTCTCTAACCTTGAAGTGGTTCTCATAAGCCCTACAAAGCTCTTTTCACATAAGCTCTGCTGCAAAGGACTGATCGTCAAGAGTGTAGTCGACAACGGCGGCAAGGTCAGTCTCggtgtctaccggagataagagggggaagaaataataaatataAAGCAATTAAATGCAtcacaatgcatgacatgacagtATGCAGTGCTAGAGGTGACCAAATTAAATTAGGTTTGATTAGTCCAAATTAAATTAGGCAGTGGGGCCCAGCTGTTAGTGGCATTGTGGTTAATTAGACGCTACAGTAgcatggcccacatgtcagggACTCGACAGTGGGTTAATTAGGTGCTAAGCACCTGGGCCCACATGTCTTGGCCCAGGGCGTGGTGGCGCGCTGATGATGAAGGTCTGGCGACCAACCAGGACGGCGGCGTACACAGGGATTTGCCGTCCGACGGCCACAATGAGTGTGGGCGGGCTCGTTCAAACGTAGGCATCCAACCGCGTCGATTGGAGGCAGTGGCATAAGCTGCGGGTGGCCGGAGTCGAATGGAGCAACGCCGGAGAGCGTCAACTGGAGCTCATGTTGTGCGGGCGAGGCGATTTAGCACGCAAATGAGCAAATAAATGGGCTGCGGTGCTCTACGCGAAGCATCAAAGATGTTGGACACAAGAGGGTgaacatttggtcaccggagcattGCCGGAGACGAGCTCGAGCGACGCTGAGCTTCGGCTCACATGTTAGCGATGGCTAGCGGGCGAATCAgacaatagagagagagagagagagagagagagagagagagagagagagagagagagagagagagagaggaagcacgcAATGCTCACATAGGGATCACGCAGTGGCTAGCGGAGGAGCCGGAATTGATGGAGGTCTTCGACGGTGGTGcaaggaagaagatgatggtgaTCTAGATCCGCAGAAGCTCTTGGCTCCATTTCTTGGGCGTGGGCGAAGTAGAAGACGGCAGCGGAGCTCCGGGACACCGGCTCAGGGCGTGGGAGCGACGGTGGGCGCGTGGGCGACGACGGTCATGGTGACGGTGTCGTTCGGGAATGGGCAGAGGTGACGAGCGGAGAGGGGGAGCGAGCGAGGTGTATGGGAATGAGTGGGAGGCGGGGTGCTCGAGGGGGCGCGAGGAGGTGACTCCTTATCCTATCGGcggcggggatagcttgtgcatatcatactgatcctggatgagccggagcactaagtcgccttcctaaaAGGTTCTACTtctaacccggcggttgtgatagcgacgaaggtcttgctggtaagccgagcgggctattgccaagtctcgctcctcatccaacaagtcaagtgcatcctgacgagctttttcgttatcagcctcaacgtaagccgccacgcggggtgagtcgtgtcggatgtcacttggcaggactgcctctgctccatagaccatgaaaaaagatgtgtaacccgtggatctgttaggcgtagtgttgatgcaccACAGTACAGAGGGTAgcgatggccccacggtgggcgccaactgtcgtggaattgtcacgtcatatgtcctagcgaaaggacttaatcgtggagccatcgctactaggaagcttgaaggggttattaggacaagagacacgagaggtttatactagttcggccccttacgatgaaggtaaggcctacgtctagttgggttggtattgcttgatgtttcgatgaccagggagcgagatacgctatgcccggttctccatGAGTTGTTTCTCGCCctcagccgccagcgggtcgtccccttatatacacgggtggacgccttgcggcctacagagtcccggccggctcatagacagtgtccggctcggtgactagttaattctaccttacGTTACAAGTCATATCTTCATGACGGTTTACCACTGTGGGCTTTAAGCCACCTAcgggccttagaccctttattgaaccgccatcttcaggcttggtcttgggcttctttctggtgagtcttctttgcgtaacccggcccctcctgggcggcttacacaaatagttatatccccaatattaggccccagattgatttgaacacgttcatgtcaatcttaaaataccttaagaaataaGCCTTTTGTCTTTTGTCTGTGCAAAAGGTTTTAACCcgacatgacgtcatcttctggatccacgttaacccgccgtgacgtcatctccaATTAAATCCTTATTTTATCTTGCTATATCTTCAAGGGATCTTTGCCTTTATTGATTGTCCTGAAACCCGAGGCATCGGGGTCGCTAGATAATAATATCCAATCTCCTCGTTTATCGCACCGTCCTGGTCGGCCCTTCCCTATAAATAGGCTCGACCTaggtcttcttcattttcttcctcagtcattcatcttcttcctctcgccgtctctctgccgctcgagctcctccaccgccgccgtcgcagatctcctcgtcctcgccaACTCAGGCCGCCGCATCAACCTGATTTGACCAGAAAAGCGCGACAAACCTCCACAGCAACTCTGCATCTGTAAGTTTCCTCCTTCTTTTTCCTCAAATCCGCATTAAGACCTTCGAGTTCCTTGGTGTTCCTCGTTGTTCGTCAGGAACCCCTCATAGATTTCATCACCACCGCCGTTTCTTGATCTTTAAGATGATATAAAACTGATGCGGTAGCTATTTCGCACCCATTTCGAATGCAAGTAGACCCCTTTTCATCGCACAGAGGCCCCGTTCGAGCCCTTGAGCTTCATATGTGCCAGtcctaggtctagaaatttttcttttcagaacagccgtttgatccaaaataatagccgcaacttgtgaaacctgtttgttccaccCTTAAATAAAAAATTGCCTCTGTCCTCGTGACTTAAGAAAATTTAACTGCCTTTGGTACCTGTAGTGGCTTAAATATCACTGCATGGTtacccatatatcattaggccccagcGGAGGCGCCATCTTGAATAAACTTAAAATGTTTTCCTCCAGGTTAAATCTGAACAGGAacctcttattttgtcataggcttcaATTTACGTAATGGCACTCAAGGCCCCCAAAACTCCCGTGAcctgcaactgggtcaaatccacTGTTACAGAGAGCACTTTGTCTGATTTTGTGAAATCCGGCCATCTGCCCAAAacgaaggaggtcatgtcttatcgtgctcctaacccgttAGAGGAGAAGCCTCAACCCAAAAAGGGGGAGGTAATCgtgtttactgatcacatgaaccggggcttcgctCCACCCGGTtaaaaattcttcagggatgttttgcatttctttgacctcagacctcaagacatcggacccaattccatgtcaaacatttgcaacttccaagtcttctgcgaggtataCCTTGGAGAAGAGCCCAATATACTTTTATTCAGAGAGCTATTCTATTTAAACcgacagaatgaacgtgccaacgggcctagtcttgaactcggtggcatctcgattcagcggcggagagactgcctctttccttatgctgaactgccgagtcacccaaaggattggaatcagacgtggttctactgccaggacacttctccggccgaggaaaatcctctgcccggcttccgcgccctgcgccttgagtccaaccacccgCTGTCGGATAACATGACTGCTGTTGAACGTCTGCCACTTGCTCCCACCATTAGAAAtatcaaagctcttttgggaaatggCTTGGACGGCatcgacctggtccgagtctgggttacttggcgagtgcttccgttaagccgccgccccggcttaatgtgcacttactccGATGAGAAGGATGACCCACTGCGTCATAGCCCCGATGACTTACCAGAAGATGTGGTGGAGGTCATGACCCAATCATTGTTGAAAGAAGGCACGGTGAttagtaatgcctttggcttacttcccttctgcaagaagaacccggcccctgctgtGAGTCACCAACCTCAACGAATACTCTTTACTATATTACATTCTGCTTTTAGTCATAACCCCTTATCATTTTTCACAGGCCGATGACatcttctggaaggtcaaatatgaccatgaggcagccaaacaagccagagcggcaaaaagagccgaaaggaaagccgccaaaacAGGAACTTCAAGGAAGAAAAAACCAAGCGCTTCATATTTATTCAAATTGGACGACacttctgatgatgaagaagaggtaattCTTAACTCTCCTGACTCTTTTGTCATTATTTTAttgacattctatcctttcaggaggatacggggaacagccaagtgattgatgaagaggtaactataatctcctccgactcaaagCCTTTGCCAAggcaaaaaatccgaagggtgacccggaaagtaagattttcacatcctctagcttatcaagatcctcaattttttctgaagcaacaacagtttgaaagtcggaggcagacccggaacagcAAGGATGTAGagatctcctccggcttacctgacgtaaccaagaagcgtcggactgaggttatctctgatttacgttctgttttacctttcgcgggtttaattcgccaacctctcaattcatctgactccaattatcaggatacctctccttcctccggcgagtctatgcaatctaacatgccgactttcaaaactgccCCCGGGTAAC is a window of Triticum dicoccoides isolate Atlit2015 ecotype Zavitan chromosome 2B, WEW_v2.0, whole genome shotgun sequence DNA encoding:
- the LOC119361815 gene encoding 7-deoxyloganetin glucosyltransferase-like translates to MLVDGKPHAVCVPYPAQGHATPMMKLAKVLHSRGFHITFVYTEHNHRRLVRSRGPGAVAGLPDFRFATIPDGLPPSDPDTTQDQASICYSTTTTCLPHLKSLIGDLNNGAAGTPPVTCVVADSIMSFVVDATAEIGVPCALFWTASACGYMGYYNFRFLIDQGLTPLKGEEQLTNGYLDTPVTNALGMSKHMRLRDFPSFVRTTDRDDILLNFMIHELERASRADAIIVNTFDEFEEPALDAMRAILTPPVYTIGPLNFVVEQLVPDGGDPLASIRPSLWREDRSCLEWLRGREPRSVVYVNFGSITTMTGEQLVEFAWGLANCGYDFLWIVRNDLVKGDAAVLPPEFLEATKGRCFLASWCEQEAVLRREAVGIFLTHYGWNSMMEGLSAGLPMLGWPFFAEQQTNCRNACVEWGVGLEVGDDVRREVVEERIREVMGGGEVGREMRRKAMEWKNIAVRATTQPGGRSLANLELLLKNIQAPPLDRPSPAAVQTDLVPGIDRDP